The Henckelia pumila isolate YLH828 chromosome 2, ASM3356847v2, whole genome shotgun sequence genome includes a window with the following:
- the LOC140877809 gene encoding uncharacterized protein codes for MAYDRSWMDRRYVNGSLNDEYINEIEVFVAFAKSNPTCLPDGTIRCPCNHKKCQNLSYWDENTVKFHLCRYGFVPNYYNWYFHGENYIRPSFEGVNMDAPSSSRSSRRTSTDDMPPNFANLRNPNSYFESEYQYEGEQSYYDYPNVTNEATVNEDPNANVIEDPHINVTEEDPNMIARALYDMIKSTEKEIWEGNPHGHNLLSVLARLLKMKYEHSMSERNYNDMCQLMTELCPADHNFPKNFNATKRLVKDMGLPVEKIDFCNNNCMIYWGIDSELTTCRFCEHPRYKQSRSRGFRKNMKQIAYKHMYYFPLTPRLQRLYASEATASHMRWHHEHVYDGETMTHPSDSPAWRNFTDTHPTFASEIRNVRLALSADGFQPFGQSGQQYSSWPVILTPYNLPPWMCMKDEYMFLTVLAPGPKNPKDKLDVFLQPLVTELQSLWHDGAITYDIHSRTNFTLRAALMWTISDFPAYAMLSGWSTAGKQACPHCMSDSEAFTLTHSRKTSWFDNHRKFLPVNHPLRRSRNLFRRGQTVSHTARPMRSGHELLDELDSYGFLPSYEVDAEEHNKELYKMSASGWRKRSIFWELPYWSSNMVRHTLDVMHIEKNVFDNIVNTLMNVPGKTKDNAKSRADLVEMSIRPELHFDIGSGRYPKTIYSLEKEERRAICRWLKDVRFSDGYVSKLSRCVDMNKLRVFGLKSHDCHVFMQRLIPVVFKELLPKEVWEVLTELSLFFSDLTARNIKVSDVLRLNEQIPVIMCKLEKIFPPSFFDSMEHLCIHLPYKALVCGPVQDRWMYPFERYLSTLKKTVRNKARVEGSICNAYLVKEASIFCQHYFSESIKTREMMTMRNRTSVVNEGVTDTISVFKVVGRSIGASKSRNLQDNEYHSLATYMLLNCAETRSFVQMYENHLRLSVPGISNTDVDAQLQQNFFPWFKNYTFENQDCNISPDVKQLAIGPLSKVKCLRGYAINGFNFHTKEDSTHKATDNSGVHVKGFAGDGTSTDYYGIIDEILEVKYSRDSPNKTILFRCTWFDTHPRLGTRVHPKYKIVEINRKRRLRYYDPFVFCTQASQVVYLTYPSTKKTVSDWVYVSGMRKRDYVPQIRGDMDHGGGIANEAFQNHESQSHGLETQLLLNTQSLVDVTVMYDNDIDTGTQNSDTDNVQASTDEETINQSEDSE; via the exons ATGGCTTATGATCGAAGTTGGATGGATCGGCGATATGTTAATGGATCATTGAATGACGAATACATTAATGAGATCGAGGTATTTGTTGCTTTTGCGAAGAGTAATCCGACATGTTTACCTGACGGAACTATAAGATGTCCATGTAACCATAAGAAATGTCAGAATCTATCTTATTGGGATGAGAATACGGTCAAGTTCCACTTGTGCAGGTATGGCTTTGTTCCTAACTATTACAATTGGTACTTTCATGGGGAAAATTACATCCGTCCATCGTTTGAAGGAGTTAATATGGATGCACCATCCTCATCTCGAAGTAGTCGGCGTACGAGCACGGATGATATGCCACCCAATTTTGCAAATTTACGGAATCCAAACTCATATTTTGAGAGTGAATACCAATATGAAGGCGAACAATCTTATTATGATTACCCAAATGTAACTAATGAGGCGACAGTGAACGAGGATCCTAATGCCAATGTTATCGAAGATCCCCACATCAATGTCACCGAGGAGGATCCTAACATGATTGCTAGAGctttatatgatatgataaaatcGACGGAGAAGGAGATTTGGGAAGGAAATCCACATGGACATAACTTGTTGTCTGTTCTTGCAAGGTTGTTGAAGATGAAATATGAGCATAGCATGTCTGAAAGGAATTACAATGACATGTGCCAATTAATGACAGAGTTATGTCCTGCCGATCACAATTTTCCAAAGAACTTCAATGCAACCAAGAGATTAGTCAAGGATATGGGTTTGCCGGtcgaaaaaattgatttttgcaACAACAATTGCATGATATATTGGGGCATAGACAGCGAGTTGACGACATGCAGATTCTGTGAGCATCCACGCTACAAACAAAGTCGATCTCGTGGATTTAGGAAGAATATGAAGCAAATCGCATACAAGCATATGTATTACTTCCCCCTTACGCCTCGTCTCCAAAGATTGTATGCCTCAGAAGCAACGGCGTCACACATGCGATGGCACCACGAGCATGTGTATGACGGAGAAACGATGACTCACCCTTCGGATTCACCTGCTTGGCGCAACTTCACAGACACACACCCTACCTTTGCCTCCGAGATAAGGAATGTGAGACTAGCACTTTCTGCTGATGGTTTCCAACCTTTTGGTCAGTCAGGTCAGCAATATTCGTCTTGGCCTGTGATTTTGACTCCATATAATTTGCCTCCTTGGATGTGCATGAAAGACGAGTATATGTTTCTGACTGTGCTTGCTCCTGGCCCAAAGAATCCAAAAGACAAACTCGATGTATTTCTACAACCACTAGTCACAGAACTTCAGTCACTCTGGCACGATGGTGCTATTACGTATGACATTCATTCTCGTACAAACTTCACTTTGAGAGCAGCTCTGATGTGGACTATTAGTGATTTTCCAGCTTACGCAATGTTATCTGGTTGGAGCACCGCTGGTAAACAAGCATGTCCACATTGTATGTCAGACTCGGAGGCGTTCACACTAACACATAGCAGGAAAACAAGTTGGTTTGACAATCATAGAAAGTTTCTTCCCGTGAATCATCCATTGCGTCGGAGTAGAAATCTTTTCAGAAGAGGTCAAACTGTGTCGCACACTGCCAGACCTATGAGATCCGGACATGAATTACTCGACGAGTTGGACTCGTACGGTTTTTTACCATCGTACGAAGTGGACGCTGAAGAGCATAACAAAGAGTTATACAAAATGTCAGCAAGCGGGTGGAGGAAGAGAAGTATTTTTTGGGAGTTGCCTTACTGGAGTTCGAACATGGTCAGACATACTTTGGATGTGATGCACATCGAGAAAAACGTGTTTGATAACATAGTCAATACTTTAATGAATGTGCCTGGAAAAacaaaagataacgcaaaatctAGGGCAGACCTTGTTGAAATGTCTATAAGACCAGAGTTGCATTTTGATATTGGCAGCGGCAGATATCCAAAGACGATATATTCCCTCGAAAAAGAAGAAAGACGTGCCATCTGTAGATGGCTGAAAGATGTTCGATTCTCAGATGGTTACGTGTCCAAACTGTCCCGGTGCGTCGACATGAACAAGTTACGCGTGTTTGGTTTGAAAAGTCATGATTGTCATGTGTTCATGCAACGACTTATACCTGTCGTCTTTAAGGAACTGTTACCAAAAGAAGTGTGGGAGGTTTTGACAGAACTTAGTTTATTCTTCTCGGATTTAACTGCACGTAATATAAAAGTAAGTGATGTTCTAAGATTGAATGAGCAAATACCAGTGATTATGTGCAAATTGGAAAAAATATTTCCACCAAGTTTCTTCGACTCTATGGAACATCTATGCATACATCTCCCGTACAAAGCCCTTGTTTGTGGGCCAGTGCAAGATAGATGGATGTATCCATTCGAGAGATATTTAAGTACTTTGAAGAAAACTGTTCGGAATAAAGCACGCGTAGAAGGATCGATTTGCAATGCTTATCTGGTCAAAGAAGCATCCATATTTTGTCAGCATTATTTCAGTGAGTCAATCAAAACTAGGGAGATGATGACAATGAGAAACAGGACATCAGTTGTGAATGAGGGAGTGACAGATACTATATCGGTGTTCAAAGTTGTGGGCAGGTCTATTGGTGCATCCAAGTCTAGAAATCTTCAGGACAATGAATATCATTCTCTTGCAACATATATGCTGTTAAATTGTGCCGAGACGAGGTCATTTGTCCA AATGTACGAGAACCACTTGAGATTAAGTGTCCCAGGAATTAGTAACACTGACGTCGATGCACAATTACAGCAAAATTTTTTCCCGTGGTTCAAAAATTAT ACATTTGAAAATCAAGATTGTAACATTTCACCAGATGTAAAACAACTTGCTATCGGGCCCCTCTCCAAAGTCAAGTGTCTTCGGGGTTATGCTATTAATGGTTTCAACTTTCATACGAAAGAAGATTCTACTCACAAAGCAACAGATAATTCAGGGGTCCATGTCAAAGGTTTTGCTGGTGATGGGACGTCGACGGACTATTATGGCATCATAGATGAGATACTAGAGGTAAAATACTCTAGAGATTCACCAAATAAGACTATACTTTTCAGATGCACATGGTTTGATACGCATCCCAGATTGGGTACGAGAGTTCATCCGAAGTATAAAATAGTGGAAATCAATCGGAAGAGAAGGTTACGCTATTATGATCCTTTTGTTTTTTGTACACAAGCTTCGCAAGTTGTGTACTTAACTTACCCTTCAACAAAGAAAACAGTATCCGATTGGGTCTACGTCAGTGGAATGAGAAAACGCGATTACGTTCCTCAAATCAGAGGTGACATGGACCATGGCGGCGGTATTGCAAACGAGGCATTTCAAAACCACGAGAGTCAAAGTCATGGATTGGAGACACAACTACTGCTAAACACACAAAGTCTTGTTGACGTCACCGTAATGTACGATAACGACATCGACACTGGAACTCAAAATAGCGATACAGACAATGTTCAAGCATCCACAGATGAAGAAACAATCAATCAATCTGAAGATAGTGAGTAG